The following proteins are co-located in the Urocitellus parryii isolate mUroPar1 chromosome 15, mUroPar1.hap1, whole genome shotgun sequence genome:
- the Irf3 gene encoding interferon regulatory factor 3: protein MGTQKPRILPWLVSQLDLGQLEGVAWLDESRKRFRIPWKHGLRQDAQQEDFGIFQAWAEASGAYTPGKDKPDLPTWKRNFRSALNRKEVLRLAEDRSKDPHDPHKIYEFVSTGTGDFSQVDTSPDTSGGGSTSDTQEDILELLNDMILAPAPDMGPPGLGVVPEHCSQLLLSPNLENPMPCPNLAPPENPLKRLLVPEEQWEYEVTAFYRGRQVFQKTKFCPGGLRLVGSEAGDRTLPGQPITLPDPGVSLTDRGVVGYVKRVLSCLGGGLALWRSGQRLWARRLGHSHAYWAVGEELFPDNGHGHDGEVPKDNDGVVFDLGPFVAHLISFMEGSRRSPRYTLWFCIGESWPQDKPWVKRLVMVKVVPTCLRALLDMARSGGASSLENTIDLHISNSHPLSLTSDQYKAYLQDLVEDMDF, encoded by the exons ATGGGAACCCAAAAGCCGCGAATCTTGCCCTGGCTGGTGTCGCAGCTGGACCTGGGGCAACTGGAGGGTGTGGCCTGGCTGGACGAGAGCCGCAAGCGCTTCCGCATACCCTGGAAGCACGGCCTGCGACAGGACGCGCAGCAGGAAGACTTCGGCATCTTTCAG GCCTGGGCGGAGGCCAGTGGTGCCTACACTCCTGGGAAGGATAAACCTGACCTGCCGACCTGGAAGAGGAATTTTCGGTCTGCCCTGAATCGGAAGGAAGTGTTGCGTTTAGCTGAGGATCGGAGCAAGGACCCCCATGACCCTCATAAGATCTATGAGTTTGTGAGCACAG GAACTGGGGACTTTTCCCAGGTTGATACCTCTCCAGACACCAGTGGTGGAGGCAGTACCTCAGACACCCAG GAAGACATCTTGGAGTTACTCAATGACATGATCttggccccagccccagatatgGGCCCCCCAGGTTTGGGTGTGGTCCCTGAGCACTGCTCTCAGCTCTTGTTGAGCCCCAACTTGGAAAACCCCATGCCCTGTCCAAACCTGGCACCTCCTGAAAACCCACTAAAGCGACTGTTGGTACCTGAAGAAC agTGGGAGTATGAAGTGACTGCCTTCTACCGGGGCCGCCAAGTCTTCCAGAAGACCAAATTCTGCCCAGGGGGCCTACGGCTAGTGGGCTCAGAAGCTGGGGACAGGACACTACCTGGACAGCCAATAACATTGCCAGACCCTGGGGTTTCCCTGACAGACAGAGGAGTGGTGGGCTATGTGAAACGTGTACTAAGCTGCCTAGGAGGGGGACTGGCACTCTGGCGGTCAGGGCAGAGACTCTGGGCCCGGCGGCTGGGGCACAGCCATGCATACTGGGCTGTGGGCGAGGAGCTGTTCCCTGACAATGGGCATGGGCATGATGGTGAAGTCCCCAAGGACAACGATGGAGTTGTGTTCGACTTGGGGCCCTTTGTGGCAC ATCTGATTTCCTTCATGGAAGGAAGCAGACGGTCACCACGATACACCCTGTGGTTTTGCATAGGGGAGTCATGGCCGCAGGACAAGCCATGGGTGAAGAGGCTTGTGATGGTCAAG GTGGTACCCACATGCCTCAGGGCCCTGTTGGACATGGCCCGATCAGGGGGCGCCTCCTCACTGGAGAATACCATAGACCTACACATTTCCAACAGCCAccccctctccctcacctccgaCCAGTACAAGGCCTACCTACAGGACCTGGTTGAGGACATGGATTTCTAG